A part of Ziziphus jujuba cultivar Dongzao chromosome 8, ASM3175591v1 genomic DNA contains:
- the LOC107413497 gene encoding aquaporin TIP1-2: MPIYRIAVGTPGEASHPDAIRAALAEFFSMLIFVFAGEGSGMAFNKLTDNGSTTPSGLIAASLAHAFALFVAVSVGANISGGHVNPAVTFGAFIGGNITLLRGILYWIAQLLGSVVACLLLKYATGGWETSAFSLSTGVSAWNAVVFEIVMTFGLVYTVYATAVDPKKGNVGIVAPIAIGFIVGANILAGGAFDGASMNPAVSFGPAVVSWTWTNHWVYWVGPLIGAAIAAIVYDNIFIGDGAHEPLPNGDEF; the protein is encoded by the exons atgCCAATCTATAGAATTGCAGTTGGGACGCCAGGGGAGGCTAGCCACCCTGACGCCATTAGAGCTGCATTGGCAGAGTTTTTCTCCATGCTCATCTTCGTTTTTGCTGGCGAAGGCTCTGGCATGGCTTTCA ATAAGCTTACTGATAACGGTTCAACAACACCCTCCGGCCTCATAGCAGCTTCACTGGCTCACGCATTCGCACTCTTCGTGGCGGTTTCCGTCGGAGCAAACATCTCCGGCGGCCACGTGAACCCAGCGGTAACCTTCGGCGCATTCATAGGTGGAAACATAACACTTCTCAGAGGAATCTTGTATTGGATCGCGCAGTTGTTGGGCTCAGTCGTCGCTTGCTTGCTTCTCAAGTATGCCACCGGCGGCTGGGAAACCTCTGCGTTCTCGCTCTCCACCGGCGTCTCTGCTTGGAACGCAGTGGTTTTCGAGATCGTCATGACCTTCGGGTTGGTCTACACTGTGTATGCTACCGCAGTGGATCCGAAGAAAGGAAATGTAGGAATTGTAGCACCCATTGCCATTGGATTCATCGTCGGCGCGAACATTCTGGCCGGCGGTGCCTTCGACGGTGCATCGATGAATCCGGCAGTGTCTTTTGGGCCGGCGGTGGTTAGCTGGACATGGACTAACCATTGGGTATATTGGGTTGGACCCTTGATTGGGGCTGCCATTGCAGCCATTGTTTATGACAATATCTTTATCGGAGATGGAGCCCACGAGCCACTTCCCAATGGTGATGAATTTTAG
- the LOC107413524 gene encoding photosynthetic NDH subunit of lumenal location 1, chloroplastic isoform X1, with protein MAVSSLSLSWVSSTNYNKLNLPHYNEFPRATTASLFLCNNITCSADSASNEEGHCRRRQLILGVGALTTSLLNASSLFAEEIPQNYKAFVDFSDGYSYYYPSDWRDFDFRAHDSAFKDRFLQLQNVRVRFLPTEKEDIHDLGPLEEVVSNVVRKKYAAPNQIAEIFDMQERSIDGKNYYTFEYQLTSPNFSTISFSTIAIGNGRYYTLIVGANERRWRRVRDKLKVVADSFRMLDI; from the exons ATGGCAGTCTCATCACTCTCATTGAGTTGGGTATCCTCCACCAATTATAACAAG CTTAATTTGCCTCATTACAATGAGTTCCCACGTGCTACTACTGCTTCTCTTTTTTTGTGTAACAACATCACATGCTCAGCTGATTCTGCTTCTAATGAAGAGG GCCATTGCAGAAGAAGGCAGCTAATATTAGGAGTTGGAGCATTAACTACGAGTCTTCTTAATGCAAGTTCGCTTTTTGCTGAAG AGATACCACAAAACTACAAAGCTTTTGTTGACTTTTCAGATGGGTATTCTTATTATTACCCCTCGGATTGGAGG GATTTCGACTTTAGGGCACATGACTCTGCTTTTAAGGACAGATTTCTGCAGCTGCAAAATGTTAGGGTAAGATTTCTACCAACAGAAAAGGAAGACATCCATGATCTTGGTCCACTGGAAGAG GTTGTTTCAAATGTGGTTAGGAAGAAATATGCTGCACCCAATCAAATAGCTGAAATATTTGACATGCAGGAG AGAAGTATAGATGGGAAGAATTATTACACCTTTGAGTATCAGCTTACTTCACCAAACTTCTCTACCATTTCGTTTTCAACCATTGCGATTGGAAACG GGAGATATTACACACTAATTGTTGGAGCAAATGAAAGAAGATGGAGAAGAGTGAGAGATAAGCTTAAAGTAGTAGCAGATTCATTCAGGATGCTTGATATCTAA
- the LOC107413524 gene encoding photosynthetic NDH subunit of lumenal location 1, chloroplastic isoform X2 encodes MAVSSLSLSWVSSTNYNKLNLPHYNEFPRATTASLFLCNNITCSADSASNEEGHCRRRQLILGVGALTTSLLNASSLFAEEIPQNYKAFVDFSDGYSYYYPSDWRDFDFRAHDSAFKDRFLQLQNVRVRFLPTEKEDIHDLGPLEEVVSNVVRKKYAAPNQIAEIFDMQERSIDGKNYYTFEYQLTSPNFSTISFSTIAIGNVASLHLRW; translated from the exons ATGGCAGTCTCATCACTCTCATTGAGTTGGGTATCCTCCACCAATTATAACAAG CTTAATTTGCCTCATTACAATGAGTTCCCACGTGCTACTACTGCTTCTCTTTTTTTGTGTAACAACATCACATGCTCAGCTGATTCTGCTTCTAATGAAGAGG GCCATTGCAGAAGAAGGCAGCTAATATTAGGAGTTGGAGCATTAACTACGAGTCTTCTTAATGCAAGTTCGCTTTTTGCTGAAG AGATACCACAAAACTACAAAGCTTTTGTTGACTTTTCAGATGGGTATTCTTATTATTACCCCTCGGATTGGAGG GATTTCGACTTTAGGGCACATGACTCTGCTTTTAAGGACAGATTTCTGCAGCTGCAAAATGTTAGGGTAAGATTTCTACCAACAGAAAAGGAAGACATCCATGATCTTGGTCCACTGGAAGAG GTTGTTTCAAATGTGGTTAGGAAGAAATATGCTGCACCCAATCAAATAGCTGAAATATTTGACATGCAGGAG AGAAGTATAGATGGGAAGAATTATTACACCTTTGAGTATCAGCTTACTTCACCAAACTTCTCTACCATTTCGTTTTCAACCATTGCGATTGGAAACG TGGCCAGTTTGCATCTAAGATGGTGA
- the LOC107413505 gene encoding receptor-like protein kinase THESEUS 1, with the protein MQKMGNSVWIYRICVLYAFCAPSIVFASFTSQDSFFIDCGGNKVLELDDGRVFKPDSGNSIVGLSPNSLIVISDPQMTISDDDSAFYNSARVFKEKSAYTISTKQIGRHLLRLHFYPFENPHYDLKSAVFSVLANGVTLMYRFSFSNSRRLTPFFKEYAVDLSGTSSKRLSLALSPSNGSIAFINGIEVVSLPNKQFPSTAMPVPLGPEVEIPPHLALETAYRVNMGGPLLTPKNDPLWRTWEPDFPFLLNPASARNVSENPSLIKYPDGVSVEIAPNWVYSTAQEMADANVSDQRFNISWEFAVEHGFTYLIRMHFCDIVSIALDRLVFNVYINRQSALDFFDLSSKTMELSAAYFVDIVANLSTGSDRILVQVGPPASRNLPSNAILNGLEFFKMSNPHESLDGNLPAAGIDSKMPDKKNWLVIAISSASAGFALFMLISVALFLYLRKTCPKKPKHQCLSWIPVPTTQVRNLDSKVSIGSSTSTAHSLGLNRVLAFSEIREATKNFDESLVLGVGGFGRVYRGVLENGTLVAVKRGNPKSQQGLTEFRTEIEMLSKLRHRHLVSLIGYCEEFNERILVYEFMAGGPLRKHLYGSNLKPLSWKQRLEICIGAAKGLHYLHTGAADSIIHRDVKTTNILLDENLTAKVADFGLSKLGPTLDQTHVSTAVKGSFGYLDPEYYRRQQLTEKSDVYSFGVVLMEVICARPAINPALPREQVNIAEWSMNWQKKRKLEKIIDPHLIGSINLESLRKFGETAEKCLAEHGSERPTMGDVLWNLEYAFQLQEASIQTLSAENSANYIPDIPEWLPQIESTNGDGANTTSDREFDTASSMVFSQLMNPKGR; encoded by the coding sequence ATGCAAAAGATGGGTAATTCAGTTTGGATTTATAGAATTTGCGTTCTTTATGCTTTCTGTGCACCAAGCATTGTGTTTGCTTCTTTTACTTCTCAAGACAGTTTCTTCATTGATTGTGGGGGAAACAAGGTACTGGAACTCGATGATGGTCGAGTTTTTAAGCCTGACTCTGGGAATTCAATTGTGGGTTTATCACCAAATTCCCTCATTGTGATTTCAGACCCCCAAATGACCATTTCAGATGATGATTCAGCTTTCTATAATTCTGCCAGagttttcaaagaaaaatcTGCTTATACTATTAGCACTAAGCAGATTGGTCGCCACTTGCTGAGATTGCATTTTTACCCCTTTGAGAATCCACATTATGATTTGAAATCTGCAGTCTTTTCGGTGTTGGCTAATGGAGTTACACTCATGTATAGGTTTTCCTTCTCAAACTCGAGAAGACTCACACCTTTTTTCAAGGAATATGCAGTTGATTTGAGTGGAACAAGCTCGAAAAGATTGTCACTAGCATTGTCTCCTTCCAATGGTTCAATTGCATTTATCAATGGGATAGAGGTTGTTTCTTTGCCCAACAAGCAATTCCCTTCCACAGCAATGCCTGTTCCACTTGGACCTGAAGTTGAAATTCCTCCACATTTAGCTTTGGAAACAGCATATAGAGTAAACATGGGAGGTCCACTTCTAACCCCAAAGAACGATCCATTATGGAGGACTTGGGAACCagattttcctttccttctaaATCCTGCTTCTGCCCGGAATGTTAGTGAAAATCCCAGTTTGATCAAATACCCTGATGGAGTTTCAGTTGAAATTGCACCAAATTGGGTTTACTCTACAGCTCAAGAAATGGCGGATGCGAATGTTAGTGATCAGAGGTTCAACATTTCATGGGAATTTGCTGTTGAACATGGCTTCACCTATCTTATCAGGATGCATTTTTGTGATATTGTTAGCATAGCTCTTGATAGATTGGTTTTCAATGTGTATATCAACAGACAATCTGCTCTGGACTTTTTTGATCTGTCTAGCAAAACAATGGAATTATCAGCAGCCTATTTCGTTGACATTGTGGCAAATCTTTCAACGGGTTCAGATCGAATTCTGGTTCAAGTTGGTCCTCCTGCTTCAAGAAATCTCCCTTCCAATGCAATCTTGAATGGTTTGGAGTTTTTTAAAATGAGCAATCCCCACGAAAGCCTTGATGGGAACCTTCCAGCAGCTGGTATTGATTCCAAGATGCCAGACAAGAAAAACTGGTTGGTGATTGCAATTTCTTCTGCATCTGCAGGTTTTGCTCTTTTCATGCTCATATCAGTAGCTTTATTCTTGTACCTGCGAAAAACATGTCCCAAGAAGCCAAAGCACCAGTGCTTATCCTGGATACCAGTTCCTACTACTCAAGTCAGAAATTTGGATTCAAAAGTTTCAATTGGTAGTTCCACTTCAACAGCACATTCTCTTGGTTTAAACCGGGTTCTAGCATTCTCAGAGATTCGTGAAGCAACTAAAAACTTCGATGAGAGCTTGGTTCTTGGTGTTGGAGGATTTGGAAGAGTATACAGAGGAGTGCTGGAAAATGGGACTTTGGTTGCAGTAAAGCGCGGAAATCCAAAGTCCCAGCAGGGACTTACTGAATTCAGGACAGAAATAGAGATGCTTTCCAAGCTAAGGCATAGACACTTGGTTTCCCTTATTGGCTACTGTGAGGAATTCAATGAGAGAATCCTTGTCTATGAGTTCATGGCTGGAGGTCCTCTAAGGAAGCACCTGTATGGCTCAAATCTCAAACCACTTAGTTGGAAGCAACGCCTAGAAATTTGCATTGGAGCTGCAAAAGGATTGCACTACCTTCACACTGGAGCAGCAGACAGTATCATCCACCGTGATGTCAAAACAACAAATATACTTCTTGATGAAAATCTAACGGCAAAAGTGGCTGATTTCGGGCTTTCCAAGTTAGGTCCTACTCTGGATCAAACTCATGTAAGCACTGCAGTGAAGGGAAGCTTTGGTTATCTTGATCCAGAGTACTATCGTAGACAGCAACTCACGGAGAAATCAGATGTCTATTCTTTTGGAGTAGTTTTAATGGAAGTCATATGTGCTCGGCCTGCTATAAACCCTGCCCTGCCAAGAGAACAGGTGAATATAGCAGAGTGGTCTATGAACtggcaaaagaaaagaaaattggagAAGATAATAGATCCCCATCTTATAGGATCTATAAACCTTGAATCTCTAAGAAAATTTGGTGAAACAGCAGAGAAGTGTTTGGCTGAGCATGGAAGTGAGAGGCCAACAATGGGAGATGTTTTGTGGAATTTGGAGTATGCTTTTCAACTTCAGGAGGCTTCTATACAAACTTTGTCAGCTGAGAACAGTGCTAATTACATTCCAGATATTCCAGAATGGCTCCCTCAGATTGAATCTACTAATGGTGATGGTGCCAATACAACGAGTGACCGAGAATTTGATACAGCATCAAGTATGGTATTTTCTCAGTTGATGAATCCAAAAGGAAGATAA
- the LOC107413511 gene encoding F-box protein At2g39490, protein MEENTDNLFRKLPDELLCRIISFLPSETALETSLVSTRWRGLWNLVSVKQGNLDGIACSIAEFLTHFDRLDPLKQPRKLQFHLGKDSTVLATIAANDKLQVDFSTVKQEFPKQFDWKLVLINHHDVTHQPCPSNFFVKTLNLKSVGHLTNEAVSSMMSKFQFLESLKIIECNGLQTLCVESTPKLQNLTIFDCPDLISLRIRSSKLRSFRFRGKLPRITPEYHFNLVDAMLDCRQGPGYGGFKSSDFDPALLTIKNAEVLTLCRWTFEALIWPGISPLKGNFQFYKLKELWWIDSSKDGYCADALIYFLKLCPALERLFVTIDEKSYCIPIMATCTKEVDRHTKLGHVKVVKLDGFTKQEDEISLLKHIRELVKVDPLTITSSNENCFRSSVKESPYQPKFCSNFLMEAPWSEGRKNSDHFEEVNDINNLCPKHAQMGLMAPKFGQI, encoded by the exons ATGGAGGAGAACACAGACAATTTGTTCCGCAAATTACCTGATGAGCTTCTTTGTCGCatcatttcttttcttccttctgAGACTGCATTAGAAACCAGTTTGGTTTCAACTCGATGGAGAGGTTTATGGAACCTGGTTTCAGTGAAACAAGGAAATCTAGATGGGATTGCCTGTTCAATTGCTGAGTTTTTAACCCATTTTGACAGACTTGATCCATTGAAGCAACCAAGGAAGCTTCAATTTCACTTGGGCAAAGATAGTACTGTCTTAGCCACGATTGCAGCCAATGATAAACTCCAAGTGGATTTCTCTACTGTGAAGCAGGAATTTCCAAAGCAATTTGATTGGAAATTGGTGCTGATCAACCACCACGATGTTACCCACCAGCCATGCCCATCTAATTTCTTTGTTAAAACTCTGAATCTGAAATCAGTTGGCCATCTTACTAATGAGGCTGTTTCTTCCATGATGTCAAAGTTTCAGTTCCTTGAGAGCTTGAAAATCATTGAGTGCAATGGGCTGCAAACATTATGTGTTGAATCCACTCCAAAGCTTCAAAACTTAACCATCTTTGACTGTCCAGATTTAATATCTCTCCGTATTAGATCCTCTAAACTCCGATCTTTTCGTTTCCGAGGTAAACTCCCTAGGATTACACCTGAATATCATTTTAACCTGGTGGATGCCATGCTTGATTGCAGACAAGGTCCTGGATACGGTGGTTTCAAAAGCAGTGACTTTGATCCTGCTCTATTAACCATAAAGAATGCTGAAGTTCTAACACTATGTAGATGGACTTTCGAG GCATTGATCTGGCCAGGAATTTCTCCATTAAAAGGGAACTTCCAATTCTATAAACTGAAAGAACTATGGTGGATTGATTCTTCAAAAGATGGATACTGTGCTGATGCCTTGATCTACTTTCTCAAGCTCTGTCCTGCTTTGGAGAGACTCTTTGTAACT ATTGATGAAAAAAGCTATTGTATTCCAATCATGGCCACATGCACAAAAGAAGTTGATAGGCATACAAAATTGGGTCATGTAAAAGTGGTTAAATTGGATGGATTTACAAAGCAAGAGGATGAGATCTCATTGCTAAAGCATATAAGAGAGCTAGTCAAAGTAGATCCACTCACCATAACATCATCCAACGAGAATTGTTTTCGGAGTTCGGTTAAGGAATCTCCATATCAGCCAAAATTCTGTAGCAATTTTCTAATGGAAGCACCCTGGTCAGAGGGAAGGAAGAATTCAGATCATTTTGAAGAAGTCAACGATATTAATAATTTGTGCCCAAAACATGCTCAAATGGGTCTAATGGCTCCAAAATTTGGGCAGATTTGA